TCATCCCGAACGATTAGCAATTTCCATCCATAGTGGCCTTAGTAATTACGCCCAATTAATTGCCCAATTTCAAAAGAAAAAACTCAATCAACCAGGCATTTTAATCGTCGTTGGCATGTTACAAACCGGTTATGACGATAAGAATTTATCGTGGTGTATTATTGCCCGAAATAATAATGAAAACAGTACTACTGTCCGCCAAATTATAGGACGTGTGCTAAGAGGTAATCCCGAAGACCCACAAAAAATTGCCTATATTTTGACAGATCAGCATCTAAATTTGAGAGACTTTGGCCCATTAAAAGACAAAGAAGCTATCGTTATGGCCAATAAGAATTATTTCAAAGTCAATCGTGAAATTATTTATCTTGATATATTACATGCGATACAAAAGAATGAAGAGTTTGCATCATATCAACCACTATTTGAAAACAATCGATTAGCAGACCATTCATTAAAAAAACATTTGGAATTAGTGCTCCGTGCCACCAATCAGGATTGGTTAAATGGCCTTTTTCAATACGACCAATACTTGATTAAAAACGATTTGCTTGCTTGTTTTGCGTATGCGGCGTATGGATCTTTGTATGATCCTCAAAATACGGACAATAAAGAGCTTTACACAGCTATGAAATTTGAGGCTTTTCTAGAAGTGTTAATTCAGTTCAAACCACAAGAATTGCAATCTTGGATAAGCAAGACTGAAAAAAAATCATGTCATTACTGGATGGAAAAAATAAGCGAGCAATGTTATATGCCGCATTATTTGAATATTTTAGCTAGATACAAGCAAAAATTAAAAAACGTACCTCCACAAAACAAGACTGTATCACAACATGATGAGGCTCATTCTACTACTTACAACATAGGCTCTTCAAGCCACAGTCTCTTCGCCAACCCCGGCAACACCAACCCAGGAAGAATCAACCCATCGTATGAATACAACGATGAAGATATTTATACTATTCTCAGACTAAGACTCCAAAATAGCCAAGTTCCCGGATTAATTGTTTTAAGCCCAGCTCATATGTCAGATAATCATACAGGTAATAGAGTCATCGATGTATTAAAGCAATACCTGACTGGACCTTTTGCACCTCAGCCGCACCCCAATGTGATGCAGAACATCATTATTCCCATAAACTATCATCATCATTGGGTTGGTATACGTATTCAATTAATACAAGGGCAACCGCCCAAACTCACCTATTATAACAGCATTAAAGGTTATGATCCGGATGCAGACTTAATGGATGCTCTACTTAACGAAGTAAATCAAGCACTTAGCAATCTAAACTTATGGGCAAGCGCTACAAGCATACATCCATTTGAACGCAGTCTGGAACAACATGATGCCACAAGCTGCGGCGCACTCCTCATTGAAAATATCTACTGCGACTTAGAGCAAAAAAATTGGCCCCAAACACCGAATCTGACACAAACACTTAGATCACGTCATTTAAAACTGCTTTCAGAAGGTGATCCTAATTTCTACAGAAGATTCTGCGAAAGTCAATTCCAAAATGAAGCCTCATTCCAGCAGGTCAATTTCGGAGATTAATGTAAAACTCTCCGAAATCGACTCACAAACGGGCTCTTCCTCTCTCCTAACTAAACCTGTAGCCCAAACCCACCCCTACTACAACAGGATTAATGGTAACATGAGTATTAAGCTGACCTAAGGCGGTGTTTACTTTAACATTTGACCACATAAAGATTTGCTTAACGTCGACGTTTAGAGACCAATTATTATTTAAAGCTAAATCCGCTCCTATTTGCAGCGCAGGACCGACGCTGTCACCATAACTAGTCGACAAAGAGACAGGGCCATTAGTAACATGATAAAAATGAGTGTAATTGATTCCAGCCCCAACATAGGGATTAAATGACCGCGCAGGTAAAAAATGATATTGCAGCGTCAATGTTGGAGGAAGAACATAAACCTTCCCTAGATTTACAGTGCCTAAGGCCGTATTTGTTGCTCTAGCCGAATGTTGCGTTGTAGCAAGAATGAGCTCTGCTGCGATTTTTCTAGTAAAAAAATAGCTAAAATCAAGTTCAGGAGTCACTTGGCTACTGATATGAGTAACCTTACCGCCAATTAAAGAAATAGTGTTACTGGATGCTTCGGGAATTACATCAATTGCCCGCACCCTGGTAAGCCAAGGCGAATCAGCACATGCTGAAAATGAATTGGAGAGACAAATGCTCGCTATAAAAAGCCCGGTTAGTTTTTTCATTTATATTGTGTCCTTGTTTGTTAATCTTAAGGTAATAAACATCAGAGCATAGAATACTTCGATATTATTCTTACCTATTGAAATCAAGCCAATTTTTATTGATT
This Legionella fallonii LLAP-10 DNA region includes the following protein-coding sequences:
- a CDS encoding OmpW/AlkL family protein; its protein translation is MKKLTGLFIASICLSNSFSACADSPWLTRVRAIDVIPEASSNTISLIGGKVTHISSQVTPELDFSYFFTRKIAAELILATTQHSARATNTALGTVNLGKVYVLPPTLTLQYHFLPARSFNPYVGAGINYTHFYHVTNGPVSLSTSYGDSVGPALQIGADLALNNNWSLNVDVKQIFMWSNVKVNTALGQLNTHVTINPVVVGVGLGYRFS